tccaattcttctgtactactgcaaggactttctatgataattattccagctacataacaattttcagctcattgctcttagcggtttgcttggtaggcatgaaaactaatagtttattTATTCACAAAACTCgctcgcgtaattgtgacacaggttgggttttgcgtcatatctcaatggcctttaactggattcctttcaaaccacaaaaaggcactcctacgatggttactccatctacatagcaattttcagctcattccttcaaggggtttaccctgaaagaagtttgatcttattttacacgaataattggtcatatcTCGTGATTCTTTATCGGATTCCCACCagacttggtactgagattcgctttAATAAGCTCTTTAAGTCAttagtgtaccaaatttcagcttgatcggAGTACACGTTTGTATTTTATGacaaattttgcaaagtgtgcgaaaagtagaagaaaaaatgaagaaaaaaaacccgagactttggctgctcgtatctcagaaatggtagggacgattttcttcaaattttgtatgtagaTTCCCCTACCGTGTGGGCacttctgtaccaaatttgCTTCAAATTggataagagatcacagagttacatatgtgtgaaatcgcgtattctttcttcctgtcaatatactcacggtgtggtgcgacggattcttgggctgcatgacacactgctgtgtgtcttgatattaatttaaaaatgaagtagggattcaaatgatgaaaagtagtgaatcaagagatgaatgatggtattacaacacagctcggtgggaaatccctactttggcattgaaaaaaaaagattgttataacatgccaatgtagggattttcccaccgaactatgctgtaataccatcattcatctcttgttttactgttttattacttggatccctaattcatttttaaattaataatttttatacaCTAGGTTTGAAATTTCAATAAGGACCGctgaaaaagccatgaaacaaggatggggtggtaatgtaaaccacaaatcctttGACTCTGTCAAGAAGTCACTAAAATAATGCTTCTTGACTTGAGTCCATAAAATATTATCTTTCTCAAAACACAACAGCTACCCACTTGTCAATGCTACTGTCCACATACATAACATCACCTATATGGTACTATGAAACAGTTTATTCTATTACATGTACAGAACCATTCTATTCATCTAATCGTAGAGTCATAAACATacggatttgtggtttacatttcCACCCACgagatcccttcttgttttgcaGCTTTATTAGCAATCTcttaaatttcaaatttttattTATCTACTTTGTGTACCCTTTGATAAATCCACTATGGATTTGTCTTTGTTTTATATGCAGACTGTTTAGGATACAGTAAAACCCGGCTAcgtgtctcaggcaatggtgaaagtgttcagataagtgaactgCTCAGATAACTaagcccatacatttacatacagagctactctaataggacaagcacatgtactcaaaatactcagTCATTTCAGGGTATGGATAAACGAGGGTCGGAGGATCTACTGTATTCAAGTATGTACACTTTTACATGTGATAtaacaaatttcagttttgtctgaaatatgcTTACTGCTTCCATATTAAGCTGGGGTGGGGGGTGAAGAGATGATCAGAAACACAACAAACATTATGACAGATCAAGAAGACTCTACTTCTTGGTTACCATATCTAGTGGGACGTCTGTAAACAGGAATTCAAGCACCCAACCCAAAGGATGAATACACATGCCAAAGGTACTCCGGCTACTAACAAAGTTGCTTTGTGAGTAGTACTGGAGTTCATGGTAGTAGTACTGGAGCTCATGGAATTCGACCCTTATTTTGGACCTCAAGATACTGCGAATGGTGAAGGATTCTTTCTTACAGCAACACTTCAACTATTGTCTTGCAAAGCAAGAAAAAAAGCTAACACTATCCACTCTCCACAACCCAGTTGCTTAGTTCTCAACAGTTGGATAATttactagtgatgtgcgatatctgatatatatcgatatatcatgACAGTattttatatcatgatatgatatagaatctttatatcgtgatataagcctaggtatagattttagctGTAATTAGGgaaaaatgtacccaagatgtcattgtacactgtactttttttgATATAAGAacttgcaatgttgtatgctagtcatgtaccatgttgtattgtacttctagtacatcactgctacaagtgtcatcagtgtaaatacacaagctgagtgatgagttgtatataATGATATATATCGTATGTtgtgtgcaataatcgtgataggaaaatatcctatatcacACACCACTACAATAAACATGGCCGAAATGGATTTTAAGTGTCTCCTGGTAGCCTTACAATCTGGTTTAGAAATTGTTTTCAGCGATTAAAGGAATGTAAGTTATGCAAtgtttttgatagcacttactTCGTGCTTACTTCATGTCGACCCTCCTCTGGTACAGAGGTATGGGGAGAGAAGGAGGTTCTCTATGATAACATTTATAAATTCAAACAAAGACACAGGTGAGAAATATATAATTACTTCCAGTGCAAATGAGTGTATTTGTGTATCATTTATTCTGCTATCACCACaggtgaccggatctgcgaaaacccgacacaatcgcgcAAGTCTaactttacagtataaagcattgaatacattgggtgaaatacttgcgtattattgaaaaattccgcaaattttttgaacgcctcttGCTTAGTAAAGGAAGGGACTAAAaaataaaaccctggatatcagCTTATTTGCCTgttcaagaggagttggaaaatctttgtttcgttgcagtagacccaaggatacggaagttatgagcatttgtttacatcatgtcaaaGCAATTAATTTTTcatgaattttgcctttgtatgcagtgaagaagggtgagtaaagaaaaaacttacccagtaattgattcccctgttcaaggcgaacacgatggtgaaaattatAGCTCCTTACCTCAAtccattggtaagttacaactgtttttgtaggcgcctgtaatttactttccctatacttgatgtacaaatcgatttttctgttgttgctactttgtaggattgtaactcctaaagttattggcatatgaggctgaaactttgccagagagTACACTTGACTaaatagattataaatatttaataaacaagagtttgaaaaatgcacgattgtgtcgggtttttgcagatccggtcacatatactactACCATTTCCCAATGTCCCAATACATTTACCACTATTATTCAAACTTGTTCAGTTCATTGGCTGCATAACAAAGTACCCCCACAATTgccaattatgacatcatttttgtaattgcggataaggctccTCATAGGAAGAAGGTACATTAGTACCTTAAGTATTTAAGAAAGGAGTAGAGGGGTGATAAGCACAAGCTGATTTCCAGCCTTCCTGTATTCATAGTAATGTCATCCTCCCTCCTCCCAAATAGCAAAATGTCTAATGATTAAGAGCCTGAAGTTACTATTAGAGAGATGAGGTAACAGCCAACAAGACTTTATGAAATTTTATAAACACTTAACAGTAAGTGTCAACAAGTTGATAGCTGCTGGCATAGAAGACAACTGATATGTGCCATGTACGTAATAGATACTTTTTATATAGCTGTGAAGTCGTGTATTGTGTCAAAAGACTCTTATCAATTACCTTCAGGCCTTTAGTCAGATCGACAGCCATTAGGATGGCCACTGGAGGGGGTGTAAGGATTACAAAGTTAATGATCCAGATGATTACATTATTATCTGCTAATACAATAACTATGTGTAGCCAGGAGGTGTACCCCCCCTTACAGGAAATAATTATGAGATTGGACCTGCTAATAGAGGGTACATCAAACACAACCACTTTTAGGACTGCAAAACCTTGAGTTTCTCAAGTGGGGAAGCAgctaactacacacacacacactctccaCTTCAGAACACACTATAATAGTCAACATGATACAACACAATGAACACGtgcatacgtacatgtacacacactacactacacgccacacacacacacacaacacgtacataccacacacacacaacacgcatgtatgcacacactacacacacgtgtgtatatacacacacacacatgatgaCGTACCTTTATACACATTCAGTGTCAAAGTACGGACTGCAATACGGACCATGCTCTCATGATGATTAAAAAACTTTATGGCTTCAGTATAAAGGGGGAAATCCCTTAAATGCTATTATAGTAGAGCAGTGAAGGCATGCCCCTTCTCTTCCCCTCACTCACCTCATTATAGAAGAAGTGTATGGTATGGCTGTTCAACTTGAAGGAGAGTGTCTTGAGGAATGAGATATAATAAGCCAATATCTCTTCATCGGAGAAGTCAAACTTGTGGACAATTATGGAGTTAATGTGGTTATTTGACAAGAGGTAATCTATGAGGGGTGTGGTTACTATAGCTGTCATTGCACACTATATACTTACATAGCGACGTCTCGTTTCTAATGTTTTCATACAGGATATTGAGTGTTTGCAGCAACTGGACGCAGACAAATTTGCCACATCTTTGTGATAATATACGCAGGAAGAAACTTTGCATGTTCTTCTCCAGGAAGTAGCTGGCAAAACACTCACATTGTTTACTGGACACATAGACAACACTTACTCAAATACAGACGTATCATTCTGGTCTCCCCATATCAATATTTCTGCTATTGAACGAAACGTCTCCACTATCATAGGTCTATTTACTTCAGTGACCTGATTGGTTCGCGACAATACCGTATAATGGTACCTACATCACGTGTGCAATGACAGTTCATCTCGTTTAGTTTATCTCACTTTAACTGCTCGAGTGACGGAGCCTTCTTCTTGGGCCGCCATTGTTCCTGTAGCCAACTCTTCCACATCTCGTTGAAGACCTAGTGGGCAGTGGGCACTATTTAAGGATAAGAATTAATTAATGTCATAATTACACAGCGACGGATAAAATAATACGGTGCGCCAATGTCGCTCTATAGTAGCCAGCGTAGAACGAAGTTAAGATTAACAGGTGAGTGTAGTGAGCGTAGCGTTTAGTTCTGTTCGTGTGGTGGTGTGGTATTTGTGTAGTAATTTCACAAAGTGAAAAATTTACTAATTTGTAGTGCACTCGGCGAAAAATCTAGCCAAAAAGGATTTGTTTCGTAAGTATACGAAACCTTCAGTGATTCATTACGTGATGCTACCTGTCGTGTAGGTTTGCCGGACTCGTTTGCAAAGATCGTAGTTGATAGTAGTGGCCAGTGTCATACTACTGAAGTGGTTAAGACGTCACTGGACCCCAAATGGAACCAACATTACGACCTGTTAGTATATTATGTGTTGTTTACAATGTACTCTACTGCTCATTGACTAGCTAATAGACTAGTAGGGGTACTTGTAGTGACCAGGCCAATGTATAAAGTATTCAGTGACTATATGGCTTCCGTCTGTATTGCTGCTACTCGCAGACTAATGTTATGATCTGATCCTATTGATTTTGTACAGCTTCCTCAGTAGAACTGATTCCATATCAATCAGCATATGGAATTCTAGAAAGGTACACAAACGCCAAGGGGCCGGCTTCCTGGGCTGTGTGCGCCTTAGTGCTACAACAATTAGTCGTATCAAGGACAGCGGATGTAAGtagtttgttgttgtttgtcAATAGTAATAATACTATGATTAATTAGATCAAAGATTGAACTTGGTTAAAAGCCAACCGGATGATGATACAATTGTACGAGGACAAGTGATTGGTTAGTAATAGCGTACATGTCTCCCTAGCTATAGTTATTTCATATTTAGTGAGCTTGACATCACGAGATCAAACTGGTGCGGTGTCTGTGGCTGACTCAGATGTCACCATGACAACACCCTCATTATTGTCTGATCAAGAAGAGCATCAATTACCTGATGGGTATGTTGTGGGTGTGGTAAGAGGAGGGGTTGGTTACATGCATGGCAGGTGGGAGCTGAGACACACACCTCTTGGGAGGGAATACTATGTCAATCACTACACTAAATCTACCCAATGGGAGCATCccacaaggtgtgtgtgtgtattgttcgGTGTGGTTGTCATGGTTACTTGTATAGACCGGGTTATGAGAGTGTGTCATCGTCAAGTGCTGCTCGTCGCAATGCCACATTAGATCGTCATGCAGGAAATGTGTCAGCATCTACCAGTCAGGCTACCAGTGTCTCTCCTGTAGCTCATACTTCGTCTTTGTCGGCTCTGAGCACACAGGATACGCCCTCCACTAGAACTTTCTCTATTGGTTCAAGTTTGAGGAGGCGTGTCAGCACGCCATGTAGCCATCACAACCACCACTCCCATCACAGGCCGTCCAGTATGGTTGCTATGACTACAGAACATGAAATATCGCAGGAGAATGGTTAGTACATTGTGAATGTGTCAAAGTTTTATACATTGCATGTAGGCTCTGTTGTTATGGCAACACAAGATGCTCCTGCTAGTGAGAACATTGGACGTCGTTATCTATCTGATCACCATAGCAACCGTGCTAATCATGACCCAAGGCCAATGAATACTGTTGCTAGGAGACTTTGGGAAAAGTATTATACTTGTTTATCAAATTATTACGTGTTACCATAACAACTTGTTTGACAGGCAATTTTCAGTAGATGATTCCAGCAATGGTTACCATGGCAATGTGGCACTTACTCAGAAATTCAGGCAGTTAAGAGCACAACTTGTTTCCATGCAACCAGCCGTCGGCCACTGTCGTATAGAGGTATGTTGTGTATACCTTATGAACATTCAGTTGTAATACACATGTTCATAATCACATGAGTCAGACTGTGTGTGCTTCGTTAAAATGGTCCTGTTGAAAgtgatgaataaaatgttgtgTAAGTTTTATTTTGCAAACTACTTTTAAATCATACAATTTGCAAAGCTTGCTAGCATGAACATTGATTGTTTTGAGATGTTTGAACAAGTGTGCATTAGCATATACACATGAGGCCACTGATTTGTGACATGCAAAAGTGACACACTTTCCGACTATcatatagtagtactgtatattagggatcatctGGCTTGCACTTTCTCATAgtaatattgaccagaaactaggGCTGAGAcagatttatttatttcattaacccttaaacccgtaGAGAATTTTtcggaaatgcgtgtttacttAATATGGACACGCATGgcaacactaggtggggtaacttaattcttacaacCTGCAAATACACAGAATAAAagtgtgttcactgggctaTTTGGAGAAGATTAAATGAACATTGTAACTatagtggcttacttgttataaagcgaTGAACAACGAGTCGCATCtccatgtttcaaaattcttgtcatgtgtttaatttcaattgtgggtttactcacttGAGTAATATATAGCCTGATAGAAAAAATTCACAATGAAtcgaatggaagttgttgcaaggtgataggagcaactactATTGAATTATcaatcattttataaaggtatgtaaagggtttacatgtttccttaccaaaaagttaatttcatggctagttttggcctcactgtgtagcattagggtaaaaccctaggtatcattttaatccttgttacatcacaagtagaaagacgtaaattgcgtagccataggatggacgcttcgaaagttacagcgctttgagcaaggcatgcgtatttattaagttgAAATGCAGTTTTCTGAATTATGccagtttaagggttaatataCATACAGACTCAGATATGATAGATGTGCATATGTAATAAGTACAATGAATTTAGATTATATAGTCTCTTTCTGATATCCGTATTATCCAGATATTCTGATAGTAATTTGAAGCCATCAGGATAGTTGCTACAAAGTCTTCACACTAATTATTATACTACAATCACTGTTGTTGTTGTAACAGGTCCATGTCATGTTTTTACAGTAAGTGATGATGTCGCTATCTGTAGGATATCTGGAAAGATTTAGTTCGGGATAGTGCTCggcagtattgaaatttgaatacacgatattagtaacaggaaaatatcgcggtATATTGATATATAGTTGGCTTGTTACTGTAACTAttacatcatttcttgggcctagtatgaagtggtatcatcccaaaaaccaaacaatatatagttcagtacaagtaagcatgtgttgtaatgtgacaacctcaagtttttgtttagggtgtgtctgctaagccatcaacaaattgaataattaaacaccaaaggctgggttaaaagcaatcctatactgATATTCATCGATGTATCGGTATTCATCGATGTACCGGTATTTCGATATACTGGTTATCTAAAGCTGTCtcggtatgataatcggttatgttaatttatcatgataaacggtattaccAGTATATCGCCGAGCACTAGTTCAGGATATCTGGAAAGATTTTGTTCAGGATGTCCGGAAAGGTTAGGTTCAGGATATCCGGAAAGGTTTAgttcaggatatccggatatTGCTATCCGTTTCAGCTCTACCAGAAATCAGGTTCACAAAACCTTCACGATTCCTTGAAAATTTTGTTAGGTAGAAT
The nucleotide sequence above comes from Dysidea avara chromosome 3, odDysAvar1.4, whole genome shotgun sequence. Encoded proteins:
- the LOC136251535 gene encoding E3 ubiquitin-protein ligase SMURF2-like isoform X2 — protein: MSLYSSQRRTKLRLTVHSAKNLAKKDLFRLPDSFAKIVVDSSGQCHTTEVVKTSLDPKWNQHYDLFLSRTDSISISIWNSRKVHKRQGAGFLGCVRLSATTISRIKDSGYQRLNLVKSQPDDDTIVRGQVIVSLTSRDQTGAVSVADSDVTMTTPSLLSDQEEHQLPDGWELRHTPLGREYYVNHYTKSTQWEHPTRPGYESVSSSSAARRNATLDRHAGNVSASTSQATSVSPVAHTSSLSALSTQDTPSTRTFSIGSSLRRRVSTPCSHHNHHSHHRPSSMVAMTTEHEISQENGSVVMATQDAPASENIGRRYLSDHHSNRANHDPRPMNTVARRLWEKQFSVDDSSNGYHGNVALTQKFRQLRAQLVSMQPAVGHCRIEVSRDEIFEESYRQIMKMSPKDLKKKLMVKFRTEDGLDYGGIAREWLHLLSRQMLNPYYGLFQYSRDNAYTLQINPNSAVNPEHLSYFRFVGRILGMSVFHGHHVDGGFTLPFYKQLLGLPITLEDMAAVEPSIHQSFQWMLKNDITEVLEHTFCANYDRFGQLMTHELIPGGQDVPVTQDNKQQYVHHYVQWYFKRGIDQQLQAVQNGFTELVPHQLLKMFDERELELIISGVGKIDIQDWRNNTRLKHCSADMPIVRWFWQIVSQYSDERRAQLLQFVTGSSRVPLEGFKALQGAAGPRLFTIHLSHNLSTDSLPKAHTCFNRVDLPHYESMDKLREKLTCAIEETAGFHVE
- the LOC136251535 gene encoding E3 ubiquitin-protein ligase SMURF2-like isoform X1 — its product is MSLYSSQRRTKLRLTVHSAKNLAKKDLFRLPDSFAKIVVDSSGQCHTTEVVKTSLDPKWNQHYDLFLSRTDSISISIWNSRKVHKRQGAGFLGCVRLSATTISRIKDSGYQRLNLVKSQPDDDTIVRGQVIVSLTSRDQTGAVSVADSDVTMTTPSLLSDQEEHQLPDGWELRHTPLGREYYVNHYTKSTQWEHPTRPGYESVSSSSAARRNATLDRHAGNVSASTSQATSVSPVAHTSSLSALSTQDTPSTRTFSIGSSLRRRVSTPCSHHNHHSHHRPSSMVAMTTEHEISQENGSVVMATQDAPASENIGRRYLSDHHSNRANHDPRPMNTVARRLWEKQFSVDDSSNGYHGNVALTQKFRQLRAQLVSMQPAVGHCRIEVSRDEIFEESYRQIMKMSPKDLKKKLMVKFRTEDGLDYGGIAREWLHLLSRQMLNPYYGLFQYSRDNAYTLQINPNSAVNPEHLSYFRFVGRILGMSVFHGHHVDGGFTLPFYKQLLGLPITLEDMAAVEPSIHQSFQWMLKNDITEVLEHTFCANYDRFGQLMTHELIPGGQDVPVTQDNKQQYVHHYVQWYFKRGIDQQLQAVQNGFTELVPHQLLKMFDERELELIISGVGKIDIQDWRNNTRLKHCSADMPIVRWFWQIVSQYSDERRAQLLQFVTGSSRVPLEGFKALQGSTGAAGPRLFTIHLSHNLSTDSLPKAHTCFNRVDLPHYESMDKLREKLTCAIEETAGFHVE